Below is a window of Candidatus Hydrogenedens sp. DNA.
CAGATACTTCCAGTAGAAGGTATACCTTTACCTCAGGGGGGCATAGACCGTTCCGCTATCTTTTTTGACATTCTCAAACCTATAGAACCTTTCAATATTTATCAGAGGCAAAAAGCAGTTCTTTGGATAACATTTCATATCCCAAAAGAAATAAAGTCGGGACACTACCAAACGGAAATAATTTTAAACTCAAAAGGCAAAAAGATAAGAAAAATACCTGTAGACATTGAAGTATTTGACTTTGAAATCCCTCAAACCCCATCACTTCCCGCTATAAGTTTTTTGGATTGGAAAACAATGGCTCAGCTAAACAATAATAATGCCAACTCAGCAGATGATTTTTGGACATCACTTTTTACCTTCCTCTATAAAAAGCATCTTACCCTCTCACTCGGAATGTATCTACAAACAAATAATACTGAGAACCTATCTGTTCCTAAAAACCTATGGGATAAATTAATCCAGAGTATAAAAGAAACCGATATTTCTATTTCAAACACCATCCTTGATGTTACTCCTTTACTTTTACCCTCAGGTCCATTAGACACAGTGCGTTCCCCCACTCAAGAAGAAACCAAAATTTGGCAACAAATAAAAGAAGACCTGCCCCAATCCAATTTAAGTGTGGTTCTATTTTGTCCTCCTGAATCTGAACAAAATGAAAGTCTTAAACGCTATCTTAATGCCCTCTCAGAACAGACCCCATCTCTAATCCGCATTCTATGCAGTCCACCATCCCCTCAATTCAACTTTTATACAGATATATGGGCAATACCATTTAATTACTTTTCCATTGATTTAATACAACGACTCACAAGAGGTATCTCAATTACTGATGAAACAAATATATCAATCAAATCTGTGTCTGCATCTTCCTGTGGTTTTTTACCCGGTTCATATCCACCTATTTTAAGTTCCCCCCAAAACATAGCAGACAACTGCCCCTTTACTGGTTGGCTCTCACTCCCCGCAGAAAAAGAAGGTAAAAATGAATGGGTAGAAATCCACTTAAAAGAAAGTCACATTGGAAAAAATCTTGTAATTATATGGGGGCCAGGACAAACTCCCCAATCCGCAGAAGTTAACACTTCACGAGATGGAATCCATTTTTTCCCTTCATCTATTACATGGAAACACATCACAGGTAGATTTTTTGAAAACTCTATATCCTACGGAACATTTAAATACAACCCTGACTTTATCGCCTTTCGATTAGAACTAAAAAAATTAAAGAAAGGAGAAACTATTTTCATTCAGGATGTCCGATTAAATCCACCAGAAAAAATACCTGAACCACGAATAGCCCCTATTATCAAGCCATGGCTCTGGACAATCCCCGAACAGTACCCATCGTTACGCTATGATGCACCTCCTATTGAATCACGCATCATCCCATGGATATGCTGGTATTACCAGCTTCAGGGCGCTATATTAACACCTATCAACTCATGGAATAATGTAATATTAAAACCTGCCGATAAAAAAGATTTCATTCCTCAGCCTCAAAATACACTACAAATGACTTCTCTTTTGTATCCTGCTCCAAATAATAATTACTATAGCTCAGTTAGACTCGAACGACTAAGAGATGGTATGGAAGACTATGAATATCTCCTATTAATGGCTAAAAAAATGCAGACCGAAAAACTTAAAAATGACGATGTGTATGCTTGGTTATCACCGAATCTCGAACAATACCTTCCTTGGAACATTGTAACAGACGAATTCGTCAACAAACTGATCTCGACACGAATTACCATCGGATATGAGTTAAGCG
It encodes the following:
- a CDS encoding DUF6067 family protein gives rise to the protein MLLDISLTIYFIISGTNIWVEPSWCSTNIEKPSNFSSYNATIFSAKGEEESFQIHIFSDSESLNDVSLQIERLPNELTPPQIYQILPVEGIPLPQGGIDRSAIFFDILKPIEPFNIYQRQKAVLWITFHIPKEIKSGHYQTEIILNSKGKKIRKIPVDIEVFDFEIPQTPSLPAISFLDWKTMAQLNNNNANSADDFWTSLFTFLYKKHLTLSLGMYLQTNNTENLSVPKNLWDKLIQSIKETDISISNTILDVTPLLLPSGPLDTVRSPTQEETKIWQQIKEDLPQSNLSVVLFCPPESEQNESLKRYLNALSEQTPSLIRILCSPPSPQFNFYTDIWAIPFNYFSIDLIQRLTRGISITDETNISIKSVSASSCGFLPGSYPPILSSPQNIADNCPFTGWLSLPAEKEGKNEWVEIHLKESHIGKNLVIIWGPGQTPQSAEVNTSRDGIHFFPSSITWKHITGRFFENSISYGTFKYNPDFIAFRLELKKLKKGETIFIQDVRLNPPEKIPEPRIAPIIKPWLWTIPEQYPSLRYDAPPIESRIIPWICWYYQLQGAILTPINSWNNVILKPADKKDFIPQPQNTLQMTSLLYPAPNNNYYSSVRLERLRDGMEDYEYLLLMAKKMQTEKLKNDDVYAWLSPNLEQYLPWNIVTDEFVNKLISTRITIGYELSGKTIPNKKTERQKNNIREKQPSPFMPRKVQKNFTGKKS